From Mycobacterium lacus, one genomic window encodes:
- a CDS encoding ABC transporter permease, with the protein MSQTDGPLFPAGTFTPDPRPNAVTRMLAAQFTLELKLLLRNGEQLLLTMFIPITLLVGLALLPLGSFGENRAATFVPVIMALAVISTAFTGQAIAVAFDRRYGALKRLGATPLPVWGIIAGKSLAVVAVVFLQAIVLGGIGFALGWRPALAALAMGAVIIALGTAGFAALGLLLGGTLRAEIVLAVANLMWFIFAGFGALTLETSMIPASANWSSRLTPSGALAEALSQAMTLSVDWFGVVVLAGWGALAALAALRWFRFT; encoded by the coding sequence GTGAGTCAAACCGATGGCCCGCTGTTCCCCGCGGGCACCTTCACCCCCGATCCGCGCCCCAACGCCGTCACCCGGATGCTCGCCGCGCAGTTCACGCTGGAGTTGAAGCTGCTGTTGCGCAACGGCGAGCAGCTGCTGCTGACGATGTTCATCCCGATCACGTTGCTCGTCGGGCTCGCGCTGCTGCCGCTCGGCTCGTTCGGCGAGAACCGCGCCGCGACGTTCGTGCCCGTGATCATGGCGCTCGCGGTGATTTCCACCGCATTCACCGGGCAGGCCATCGCGGTCGCGTTCGACCGCCGATACGGTGCGCTGAAACGGCTCGGGGCCACCCCGCTGCCGGTCTGGGGAATCATCGCTGGCAAGTCGCTCGCGGTGGTGGCGGTGGTGTTCTTGCAGGCAATCGTCCTGGGCGGCATCGGTTTTGCGCTGGGCTGGCGACCGGCTCTGGCCGCGCTGGCGATGGGCGCGGTGATCATCGCGCTGGGTACCGCGGGTTTCGCGGCCCTGGGGCTGCTGCTCGGCGGCACCCTGCGAGCCGAGATCGTGCTCGCGGTCGCCAACCTGATGTGGTTCATATTCGCCGGGTTCGGCGCGCTGACCCTCGAGACGAGCATGATCCCGGCCTCGGCCAACTGGTCGTCCCGGCTCACCCCGTCGGGCGCGTTGGCCGAGGCGCTGTCGCAGGCGATGACCTTGTCGGTGGACTGGTTCGGGGTCGTCGTCCTGGCTGGATGGGGCGCGCTGGCGGCGCTCGCGGCCCTGCGCTGGTTCCGCTTCACCTGA
- a CDS encoding COX15/CtaA family protein produces MTVGRVLLRLVDLLPDPSPRVQRLIAALVILTQGGIAVTGAIVRVTASGLGCPTWPQCFPGSFTPVAVAEVPRIHQAVEFGNRMVTFAVVITAALAVLAVTRARRRAEVLAYAWLMPVSTVVQAVIGGVTVRTGLLWWTVAIHLLASMTMVWLAVLLYVKVGEPDNGVVRRRVAKPLRGLTALSAVNLAAVLVTGTLVTAAGPHAGDRSPARTVPRLRVEITTLVHMHSSLLVAYLALLVGLGFGLLAVGATPAIMLRLAVLLALVFAQAGVGTAQYFTGVPAALVAVHVAGAAACTAATAALWASMRERAEPHADGRCDEYCSASASAR; encoded by the coding sequence ATGACCGTCGGACGAGTGCTGTTGCGGTTGGTGGACCTGCTCCCCGACCCCAGCCCGCGGGTCCAGCGGCTGATCGCCGCCCTCGTCATCCTCACCCAGGGCGGTATCGCCGTCACCGGCGCGATCGTCCGCGTCACCGCGTCAGGCCTGGGGTGCCCGACGTGGCCGCAGTGCTTTCCGGGGAGCTTCACCCCGGTAGCGGTCGCCGAGGTGCCGCGGATCCACCAGGCGGTCGAATTCGGCAACCGGATGGTCACCTTCGCCGTGGTCATCACCGCGGCGCTGGCCGTGCTCGCCGTCACCCGGGCACGCCGCCGCGCCGAAGTCTTGGCCTATGCGTGGCTGATGCCGGTATCGACCGTGGTGCAGGCGGTGATCGGTGGTGTGACGGTGCGCACCGGGTTGCTGTGGTGGACTGTGGCCATCCACCTGCTGGCATCGATGACGATGGTGTGGTTGGCGGTGTTGCTCTACGTCAAGGTTGGCGAGCCCGATAACGGTGTCGTCCGACGGCGCGTGGCCAAGCCGCTGCGGGGGCTCACGGCACTCAGCGCGGTAAACCTGGCTGCCGTGCTCGTCACCGGCACGCTGGTGACCGCGGCGGGCCCGCACGCGGGCGACCGCAGCCCCGCCCGCACGGTGCCGCGATTGCGGGTTGAGATCACCACCCTGGTGCACATGCATTCGTCGCTGCTGGTCGCCTACCTCGCGCTCCTGGTCGGCCTCGGCTTCGGGCTGCTGGCCGTCGGGGCCACCCCGGCGATCATGCTCCGGCTCGCCGTCCTGCTCGCCCTGGTTTTCGCGCAGGCCGGCGTCGGTACCGCGCAGTACTTCACCGGCGTGCCCGCCGCCCTGGTCGCCGTGCACGTGGCCGGCGCCGCAGCATGTACGGCGGCCACCGCGGCGCTCTGGGCGTCCATGCGAGAACGGGCCGAGCCGCATGCCGACGGTCGTTGCGACGAATACTGCAGCGCCTCGGCTTCGGCTCGCTGA
- a CDS encoding ABC transporter ATP-binding protein, which yields MSSAPQVHEAPDTVVQLRGVCKHYGAVTAVSGLDLDVHTAEVLALLGPNGAGKTTTVEMCEGFVRPDAGTIRVLGLDPITDNARLRARIGVMLQGGGGYPAARAGEMLNLVAAYAADPLDPQWLLDTLGLADAARTTYRRLSGGQQQRLALACALVGRPELVFLDEPTAGMDAHARLLVWELIEALRRDGVTVVLTTHQLKEAEELADRLVIIDHGVTVAAGTPAELMRTGAKDQLRFTAPPRLDLSLLASALPEDYKTTEVTPGEYLVEGPIDPRVLATVTAWCAQIDALATDMRVEQRSLEDVFLDLTGRKLRQ from the coding sequence GTGAGCTCGGCCCCCCAAGTCCACGAAGCACCGGACACAGTTGTGCAGCTGCGCGGGGTATGCAAACACTACGGGGCGGTCACTGCGGTTTCTGGCCTCGATCTCGACGTACACACCGCCGAGGTGCTGGCCTTGCTGGGCCCCAACGGCGCCGGTAAGACGACGACCGTCGAAATGTGCGAGGGGTTCGTCCGCCCGGATGCCGGCACCATCAGGGTGCTGGGGTTGGACCCGATCACCGACAATGCCCGCCTGCGCGCGCGTATCGGGGTGATGTTGCAGGGCGGCGGCGGATACCCGGCGGCACGCGCCGGCGAAATGCTCAACCTGGTGGCCGCCTACGCCGCTGACCCGCTGGACCCGCAGTGGCTGCTAGACACCTTGGGTCTCGCTGACGCCGCCCGCACCACCTATCGGCGGCTCTCCGGCGGGCAGCAGCAACGGCTGGCGCTGGCCTGCGCGCTGGTCGGCCGCCCCGAACTGGTGTTCCTCGATGAGCCCACCGCGGGCATGGATGCCCATGCCCGGCTGTTGGTGTGGGAGTTGATCGAGGCGCTGCGCCGGGACGGCGTGACGGTGGTGCTGACCACCCATCAGCTCAAGGAGGCGGAGGAACTCGCCGATAGGCTGGTCATCATCGATCACGGCGTGACGGTTGCGGCGGGCACACCGGCCGAGTTGATGCGCACCGGCGCTAAAGACCAGCTGCGATTCACCGCGCCGCCGCGGCTTGACCTGTCCCTGCTGGCCTCCGCGCTGCCGGAGGACTACAAGACCACCGAGGTGACGCCGGGCGAGTACCTCGTCGAAGGCCCGATCGACCCTCGGGTGCTGGCCACGGTCACGGCCTGGTGTGCGCAGATCGACGCGCTGGCCACCGATATGCGGGTCGAGCAACGCAGCCTCGAGGACGTGTTCCTCGATCTCACCGGCAGGAAATTGCGGCAGTGA
- the mptB gene encoding polyprenol phosphomannose-dependent alpha 1,6 mannosyltransferase MptB translates to MAARHHTLSSSIASLHGDEQAVGSPLDAAELTAVARTRLFGATGTVLMAIGSLGAGARPVVQDPTFGVRLLNLPSRIQTVSLTMTTTGAVMMALAWLMLGRFTLGNRRMSRGELDRTLLLWMLPLLIAPPMYSKDVYSYLAQSQISLEGHDPYRVGPASGLGLGHVFTLSVPSLWRETPAPYGPLFLWIGRGISALTGENIVAAVLCHRMVVLIGVGLIVWATPRLARRCGVAEVSALWLGAANPLLLMHLVAGIHNEALMLGLMLTGAEFALRGVDAPRVMPTSWRPAADWKPLGMLVAGSILIVVSSQVKLPSLLALGFVTVALAYRCGGGLRALLLVGSGMAGLSLAVMALVGWASGLGFGWIYTLGTANVVRSWMSPPTLLALGTGQVGILLRLGDHTTAVLSLTRGIGVLIIMVMVCWLLLAVFRGRLHPVGGLGVALGVTVLLFPVVQPWYLLWAIIPLAAWATRTGFRVAAIVVTIIVGVFGPTANGDRFALFQIVDATLASAIIVVALIALTYTRVPWRPLPPTPTEGLEREVIDAVGVPRTRRPAASPDAYADST, encoded by the coding sequence ATGGCAGCCCGCCACCACACGCTGAGCTCGTCGATCGCCAGCCTGCACGGCGACGAGCAGGCGGTGGGTTCGCCCCTCGACGCTGCCGAACTCACCGCGGTTGCGCGCACCCGCCTGTTCGGCGCCACCGGCACCGTCCTGATGGCGATCGGCTCCCTGGGCGCCGGGGCGAGGCCCGTGGTCCAAGACCCGACGTTCGGGGTCCGCCTGCTCAACCTGCCGTCACGAATCCAGACGGTGTCGTTGACGATGACCACCACCGGTGCGGTCATGATGGCGCTGGCCTGGCTGATGCTCGGCCGATTCACGCTGGGCAACCGGCGGATGTCGCGCGGCGAGCTGGACCGCACCCTGCTGTTGTGGATGCTGCCGCTGTTGATCGCGCCGCCGATGTACAGCAAGGATGTCTACTCCTATCTGGCCCAGAGCCAGATCTCCTTGGAGGGACACGACCCCTACCGGGTGGGTCCGGCGTCGGGCCTGGGCCTTGGCCACGTGTTCACTCTGTCGGTCCCCAGCCTGTGGCGGGAGACGCCCGCGCCGTACGGTCCGCTGTTCTTGTGGATCGGGCGCGGCATCTCGGCCCTGACCGGGGAGAACATCGTCGCCGCCGTGCTCTGCCACCGGATGGTGGTGTTGATCGGTGTGGGCCTGATCGTCTGGGCAACTCCGCGGCTGGCGCGACGCTGCGGCGTCGCCGAGGTGAGCGCGCTGTGGCTGGGGGCGGCCAATCCCCTGCTGCTCATGCACCTGGTCGCCGGCATCCATAACGAGGCGTTGATGCTCGGGCTGATGCTGACGGGCGCCGAGTTCGCGCTCCGCGGCGTTGACGCTCCACGCGTGATGCCCACGTCGTGGCGGCCCGCCGCGGACTGGAAGCCGTTGGGCATGCTGGTGGCGGGGTCGATCCTGATCGTCGTGTCGTCGCAGGTGAAGCTGCCGTCGCTGCTGGCGCTGGGATTCGTCACGGTGGCGTTGGCCTACCGCTGTGGCGGCGGCCTGCGGGCGCTGCTGCTGGTCGGCAGCGGCATGGCGGGGTTATCGCTGGCGGTGATGGCCCTCGTCGGGTGGGCGAGCGGACTCGGGTTTGGCTGGATCTACACGCTGGGCACGGCCAACGTGGTCCGCAGCTGGATGTCGCCGCCGACGCTGCTGGCACTCGGCACCGGGCAGGTGGGCATTCTGCTGCGTCTGGGCGATCACACCACCGCGGTGTTGTCGCTGACCCGTGGCATTGGCGTGCTGATCATCATGGTGATGGTCTGTTGGCTGTTGCTGGCCGTCTTCCGCGGGCGGCTGCACCCGGTCGGCGGCCTCGGTGTCGCGCTGGGCGTCACGGTGCTGCTGTTTCCCGTCGTGCAGCCCTGGTATCTGCTGTGGGCCATCATCCCGCTGGCCGCCTGGGCCACCCGCACGGGCTTCCGGGTGGCGGCGATCGTCGTCACAATCATCGTCGGCGTCTTCGGCCCGACGGCCAACGGGGACCGCTTCGCGCTGTTTCAGATCGTGGATGCCACCCTGGCCAGCGCCATCATCGTGGTGGCGCTCATTGCGCTGACGTACACCCGCGTGCCGTGGCGGCCCCTTCCGCCAACGCCAACCGAGGGCCTGGAACGGGAGGTCATTGACGCGGTGGGGGTCCCCCGGACCCGGCGGCCGGCGGCTTCACCCGACGCCTACGCTGACTCGACGTGA
- the tkt gene encoding transketolase — MTTLEEISALTQPRHPDDWTEIDSVAVDTIRVLAADAVQKVGNGHPGTAMSLAPLAYTLFQRVMRHDPADTAWLGRDRFVLSAGHSSLTLYIQLYLGGFGLELSDIQALRTWGSKTPGHPEFRHTRGVEITTGPLGQGLASAVGMAMASRYERGLFDPDAEPGTSPFDHYIYVIASDGDIEEGVTSEASSLAAVQQLGNLIVFYDHNQISIEDDTNIALCEDTAARYRAYGWHVQEVEGGENVVGIEEAVANAKAVTDRPSFISLRTIIGYPAPNLMNTGKAHGAALGEEEVAEVKKILGFDPDKTFEVREDVLTHTRGLVARGKEAHDRWQLDFDAWAQREPERKALLDRLTARQLPEGWDDDLPHWEPGSKALATRAASGEFLAAVASKLPELWGGSADLAGSNNTTMKGVDSFGPPSISTKDYTAHWYGRTLHFGVREHAMGAILSGIVLHGPTRAYGGTFLQFSDYMRPAVRLASLMDIDTIYVWTHDSIGLGEDGPTHQPIEHLSALRAIPRLSVVRPADANETVHAWRAILARANGSGPAGLILTRQGVPVLEGTSAEGVARGGYVLGGADPADEVDVIIIATGSEVQLAVAAQKLLAGNDILARVVSMPCLEWFESQPQDYRDAVLPPDVSARVAVEAGVAQCWHRLVGDTGEIVSIEHYGESADYKTLFREYGFTAEAVAAAAERALDN; from the coding sequence GTGACCACGCTCGAAGAGATCTCTGCGCTTACCCAACCCCGCCATCCCGACGACTGGACCGAGATCGATTCGGTAGCGGTCGACACCATCCGGGTGCTGGCAGCCGACGCCGTCCAAAAGGTCGGCAACGGGCATCCGGGGACGGCGATGAGCCTGGCGCCGTTGGCGTACACGCTGTTTCAGCGGGTGATGCGTCACGATCCCGCCGACACCGCGTGGCTTGGGCGTGATCGGTTCGTGCTGTCGGCCGGGCACAGCAGCCTGACGCTCTACATTCAGCTCTACCTGGGTGGCTTCGGGCTGGAACTATCCGACATCCAGGCGCTGCGCACGTGGGGGTCCAAGACTCCCGGGCACCCGGAGTTCAGGCACACCAGGGGCGTGGAGATCACCACCGGCCCATTGGGTCAGGGATTGGCCTCGGCGGTCGGGATGGCGATGGCGTCACGCTACGAACGCGGCCTCTTCGACCCGGATGCCGAGCCGGGAACCAGTCCCTTCGACCACTACATCTATGTGATCGCCTCCGACGGGGACATCGAAGAAGGGGTGACCTCGGAGGCGTCGTCGCTGGCCGCGGTCCAGCAGCTCGGCAACCTCATCGTGTTCTACGACCACAACCAGATCTCGATCGAGGACGACACCAACATCGCGCTGTGCGAGGACACCGCCGCCCGATACCGCGCCTACGGCTGGCACGTGCAAGAGGTCGAGGGCGGCGAGAACGTCGTGGGCATCGAGGAGGCCGTCGCCAACGCCAAGGCCGTTACCGACCGGCCCTCGTTCATCTCGCTGCGCACCATCATCGGCTATCCGGCGCCCAACCTGATGAACACCGGAAAGGCGCACGGCGCGGCCCTGGGTGAGGAGGAGGTCGCCGAGGTCAAGAAGATTCTCGGGTTCGACCCCGACAAGACGTTCGAGGTCCGTGAGGACGTTCTCACCCACACCCGCGGGCTGGTGGCCCGCGGCAAAGAGGCCCATGACCGCTGGCAACTCGACTTCGACGCGTGGGCGCAGCGCGAACCCGAACGCAAGGCGCTGCTGGATCGACTGACCGCCCGGCAGTTGCCCGAGGGCTGGGATGACGATCTGCCGCACTGGGAGCCCGGGTCCAAGGCGCTGGCCACCCGGGCCGCCTCGGGTGAGTTCCTGGCCGCGGTGGCATCGAAATTGCCCGAGTTGTGGGGTGGTTCCGCAGACCTGGCGGGCAGTAACAACACCACCATGAAGGGTGTGGACTCCTTTGGCCCGCCGTCGATTTCGACCAAGGACTACACGGCCCACTGGTACGGCCGCACGCTGCATTTCGGTGTTCGCGAACACGCGATGGGCGCCATCCTGTCCGGCATCGTGCTGCACGGCCCGACCCGGGCCTATGGCGGCACGTTCCTACAGTTCTCCGATTACATGCGTCCGGCGGTGCGGTTGGCGTCGCTGATGGACATCGACACCATCTACGTCTGGACCCACGATTCGATCGGGCTTGGCGAAGACGGCCCCACCCATCAACCGATCGAACACCTCTCGGCACTGCGCGCGATTCCCCGCCTGTCGGTGGTGCGACCGGCCGACGCCAACGAGACGGTCCACGCCTGGCGCGCCATCCTGGCCCGCGCCAACGGCAGCGGCCCGGCCGGGTTGATCCTGACCCGCCAGGGCGTGCCGGTGCTGGAGGGCACCAGCGCCGAGGGGGTCGCCCGCGGCGGCTACGTGCTCGGCGGTGCCGATCCGGCCGACGAGGTCGACGTCATCATCATCGCCACCGGCTCCGAGGTCCAGCTGGCCGTGGCGGCCCAGAAGTTGTTGGCCGGCAACGACATTCTCGCGCGGGTGGTGTCGATGCCATGCCTGGAGTGGTTTGAGTCCCAACCGCAGGACTACCGGGACGCCGTGCTGCCGCCCGATGTCTCGGCCCGGGTGGCCGTGGAGGCCGGAGTCGCGCAGTGCTGGCACAGGCTGGTCGGCGATACCGGGGAGATCGTGTCGATCGAGCACTACGGAGAGTCCGCGGACTACAAGACGTTGTTCCGTGAGTACGGCTTCACCGCCGAAGCCGTGGCCGCCGCCGCGGAACGAGCACTGGACAACTGA
- a CDS encoding helix-turn-helix transcriptional regulator: MRHTGVVKITAGSATVAAPVSDGHTRRAVVRLLLESGSITATQIGDRLGLSAAGVRRHLDALIEAGDAESVAAAAWQQIGRGRPAKRFRLTAAGREKLEHSYDDLASAAMRQLREIGGEDAVRTFARRRIDAILAGVEAADGADDAAVEAAAERVADALSRAGYVATTTRVGGPIHGVQICQHHCPVSHVAEEFPELCETEQEAMAEVLGTHVQRLATIVNGDCACTTHVPLTPAPSPRREATSIEGASA, encoded by the coding sequence TTGCGTCACACTGGTGTTGTGAAAATCACCGCGGGCTCGGCGACTGTTGCTGCGCCAGTTTCCGACGGTCACACCCGTCGCGCTGTCGTGCGCCTGCTGCTGGAGTCCGGATCGATCACCGCCACCCAGATCGGTGACCGGCTGGGCCTCTCGGCGGCCGGGGTCCGGCGCCATCTCGACGCGCTGATCGAGGCGGGCGACGCCGAGTCGGTGGCCGCCGCGGCATGGCAGCAGATTGGCCGCGGGCGGCCCGCCAAGCGCTTCCGGCTGACGGCGGCCGGCCGGGAGAAGCTCGAGCACTCCTACGACGACCTGGCGTCCGCGGCCATGCGGCAACTGCGCGAGATCGGCGGTGAGGACGCGGTCCGGACGTTCGCCCGGCGGCGTATCGACGCGATCCTGGCCGGTGTCGAGGCGGCCGACGGCGCCGACGACGCCGCCGTGGAGGCCGCGGCCGAGCGCGTCGCCGATGCGCTGAGCAGGGCAGGTTACGTCGCCACCACCACCCGGGTCGGCGGGCCGATCCACGGTGTGCAGATCTGCCAGCACCACTGCCCGGTGTCGCATGTCGCCGAGGAATTTCCCGAGTTGTGCGAAACCGAGCAGGAGGCCATGGCCGAGGTGCTCGGCACCCACGTGCAGCGGTTGGCGACCATCGTCAACGGCGACTGCGCTTGCACTACCCACGTGCCACTTACACCAGCGCCCAGCCCGCGCCGGGAAGCCACGAGCATCGAAGGAGCGTCCGCATGA
- a CDS encoding MbtH family protein, whose translation MSVNPFDDDSGSFFVLVNDEEQHSLWPTFAEVPAGWRVAYGQATRAACLEYVEQNWTDIRPKSLRARLAQGRAREG comes from the coding sequence TTGAGCGTCAACCCCTTCGACGACGACAGCGGCAGTTTCTTCGTCTTGGTCAACGACGAGGAGCAGCACAGCTTATGGCCAACCTTCGCCGAGGTCCCCGCGGGCTGGCGGGTGGCCTACGGCCAGGCAACGCGCGCCGCCTGCCTGGAGTACGTCGAGCAGAACTGGACGGATATCCGGCCCAAGTCTCTGCGCGCGAGGCTGGCGCAGGGCCGGGCCCGTGAGGGCTAG
- a CDS encoding quinone oxidoreductase family protein, with product MHAIEVSETGGPEVLRYVDTAQPEPGHGELLIKAEAIGVNFIDTYFRTGQYPRPLPFVIGSEMCGTVVALGEGADTGGITVGDRVVSASANGAYAEFATAPAFLTAKVPATVTSEVAAAVLLKGLTAHYLLKSVYPVHSGDTVLVHAGAGGVGLILTQWATHLGVRVITTVSNEEKERLSRQAGADEVLPYPDDAYQFGQQIRALTSGAGVAAVYDGVGATTFDASLASLAVRGTLALFGASSGPVPPVDPQRLNYSGSVYLTRPSLAHFIRTGEEFNWRATELFDVLGSGAVTVDVGGRYPLPDAARAHEDLEGRKTTGSVVLIPVT from the coding sequence GTGCACGCAATCGAAGTCAGCGAAACCGGCGGCCCCGAAGTCCTGCGCTACGTCGACACTGCCCAACCCGAACCCGGTCACGGCGAGCTGCTGATCAAGGCCGAGGCCATCGGCGTGAACTTCATCGACACCTACTTCCGTACGGGACAGTATCCACGCCCGCTGCCGTTCGTCATCGGCTCCGAGATGTGCGGCACGGTGGTGGCTCTCGGCGAGGGAGCCGATACCGGCGGCATCACCGTCGGCGACCGGGTGGTCAGCGCCTCGGCGAACGGCGCCTACGCCGAATTCGCCACTGCACCAGCATTTTTGACTGCCAAGGTGCCAGCCACCGTGACTTCTGAGGTGGCAGCTGCGGTGCTGCTGAAGGGCCTCACCGCGCATTACCTGCTGAAGTCGGTGTATCCGGTGCACAGCGGGGATACCGTGCTGGTGCATGCTGGCGCCGGTGGCGTCGGGTTGATCCTGACGCAGTGGGCGACACACCTCGGTGTCCGAGTGATCACCACCGTCTCAAACGAGGAAAAGGAACGATTGTCCAGGCAGGCCGGCGCCGACGAGGTGCTCCCCTACCCCGATGACGCCTACCAGTTCGGCCAGCAGATTCGTGCGCTGACTTCAGGCGCCGGTGTCGCCGCGGTCTACGACGGCGTCGGCGCCACCACATTCGACGCCAGCCTGGCCAGCCTGGCCGTGCGCGGGACCCTCGCGCTGTTCGGCGCCTCGAGCGGACCGGTGCCGCCGGTCGATCCGCAACGCCTCAACTACTCGGGCTCGGTGTATCTCACCCGCCCGTCGTTGGCGCACTTCATCCGCACCGGCGAAGAGTTCAACTGGCGGGCCACCGAACTGTTCGATGTCCTCGGCAGCGGGGCCGTCACCGTCGACGTCGGCGGACGCTATCCGCTGCCCGACGCGGCCCGGGCCCACGAGGACCTGGAGGGCCGCAAGACCACCGGCTCGGTCGTGCTGATTCCCGTCACCTGA
- the tal gene encoding transaldolase yields the protein MTTQNPNLAALSAAGVSVWLDDLSRDRLQSGNLQELIDTMSVVGVTTNPSIFQKALAEGHTYDAQVRELAERGADVDATVRTVTTDDVRNACDVLARAWEASDGVDGRVSIEVDPRLAHETDKTIQQAIELWKIVDRPNLLIKIPATKAGLPAITAVLAEGISVNVTLIFSVQRHREVMDAYLAGLEKAREAGHDLSKIHSVASFFVSRVDTEIDKRLARNGSQQALALRGQAGVANARLAYAAYQEVFEHGERYQTLKSAGARVQRPLWASTGVKNPDYADTLYVTELVAPNTVNTMPEPTIGAVADHGVIRGDTVTGTAGAAQEVFDQLEAVGIDLTDVFNVLEDEGVQKFEASWNELLKETQAQLDSLAK from the coding sequence ATGACCACTCAGAACCCCAACCTCGCCGCGTTGAGCGCCGCGGGGGTATCGGTGTGGCTGGACGACTTGTCGCGGGACAGGCTGCAGTCGGGCAACCTGCAGGAGCTGATCGACACCATGAGCGTCGTCGGCGTCACCACCAACCCGTCGATCTTCCAGAAGGCGTTGGCGGAGGGCCACACCTATGATGCTCAGGTGCGCGAGCTCGCCGAGCGCGGCGCCGACGTGGATGCCACCGTGCGCACCGTCACCACCGACGACGTCCGCAACGCGTGCGACGTGCTGGCGCGTGCGTGGGAGGCATCCGACGGGGTCGACGGGCGAGTGTCGATCGAGGTCGACCCGCGGCTGGCCCACGAAACCGACAAGACCATCCAGCAGGCGATCGAGCTGTGGAAGATCGTCGACCGGCCCAACTTGCTCATCAAGATCCCGGCAACCAAGGCCGGTCTGCCGGCCATCACCGCCGTTCTGGCCGAAGGGATTTCGGTGAACGTCACGCTAATCTTCTCCGTCCAGCGGCACCGCGAGGTGATGGACGCCTACCTAGCCGGACTGGAGAAGGCCCGCGAAGCCGGGCACGACCTGTCCAAGATCCATTCGGTGGCATCGTTTTTCGTCTCCCGCGTGGACACCGAAATCGACAAGCGGCTAGCACGGAACGGCTCACAGCAGGCACTGGCGCTGCGCGGCCAGGCCGGTGTCGCTAACGCCCGGTTGGCCTATGCCGCCTACCAAGAAGTCTTCGAACACGGCGAGCGCTACCAGACCCTCAAGTCCGCCGGTGCCCGGGTGCAGCGACCCCTGTGGGCATCGACCGGCGTCAAGAACCCCGACTACGCCGACACGCTCTACGTCACCGAACTGGTGGCCCCAAACACCGTGAACACCATGCCGGAACCAACGATCGGCGCCGTCGCCGATCACGGTGTGATCCGCGGCGACACGGTAACCGGCACCGCAGGGGCCGCCCAGGAGGTGTTCGATCAGCTGGAGGCGGTCGGGATCGACCTGACCGACGTGTTCAACGTGCTCGAAGACGAAGGCGTACAGAAATTCGAGGCGTCGTGGAACGAGCTGCTCAAGGAAACCCAGGCGCAGCTCGACTCGCTCGCCAAATGA
- a CDS encoding heme o synthase, whose product MSVRGRVAPGQIAGTAWRRCGSASRPRRSRAIETALAYLALTKPRVIELLLVTAIPAMLLADRGAVHPALILNTLIGGMMAAGGANTLNCVADADIDKVMKRTARRPLARSAVPTRNALIMGLGLSVGSFFWLWWTTNLLSGLLAIATVAFYVFVYTLLLKRRTSQNVVWGGAAGCMPVMIGWSAITGTLAWPALAMFAVIFFWTPPHTWALAMRYKEDYIVAGVPMLPAVATERQVTKQILIYTWLTVLATLVLALSAGWLYAAVALVAGTWFLAMAHQLYAGVRAGEPVKPLRLFLQSNNYLALVFCALAIDSAIGLPTLLG is encoded by the coding sequence GTGAGCGTTCGCGGGCGTGTCGCGCCCGGCCAGATAGCTGGCACCGCGTGGCGACGATGCGGCTCGGCTAGCCGCCCAAGGCGTAGCCGGGCAATCGAAACGGCGCTGGCTTACCTGGCGCTGACCAAGCCGCGGGTCATCGAGCTGTTGTTGGTCACCGCGATTCCCGCAATGCTGCTCGCTGATCGTGGGGCCGTGCATCCGGCGCTCATCCTCAACACGTTGATCGGCGGGATGATGGCCGCGGGTGGCGCCAACACGCTCAATTGCGTAGCCGACGCCGATATCGACAAGGTGATGAAGCGGACCGCCCGCAGGCCGCTGGCGCGCTCCGCGGTTCCGACCAGAAACGCCCTGATAATGGGGCTGGGTTTGAGCGTAGGCTCGTTCTTCTGGTTGTGGTGGACGACCAATCTGCTGTCGGGGCTGCTGGCCATCGCCACGGTCGCGTTCTATGTGTTCGTCTACACGCTGCTGCTCAAGCGCCGCACATCGCAGAACGTGGTGTGGGGCGGCGCGGCCGGATGCATGCCCGTGATGATCGGCTGGTCGGCGATCACCGGGACCCTCGCGTGGCCGGCGTTGGCCATGTTCGCGGTCATCTTTTTCTGGACGCCGCCGCACACCTGGGCACTGGCGATGCGGTACAAGGAGGACTACATCGTCGCCGGGGTGCCGATGCTGCCTGCGGTGGCGACCGAGCGCCAGGTCACCAAGCAGATCCTGATCTACACCTGGCTGACCGTGCTGGCGACGCTGGTGCTCGCGCTTTCGGCCGGGTGGCTATACGCAGCTGTGGCCCTGGTGGCCGGGACGTGGTTCCTGGCCATGGCGCATCAACTGTATGCCGGGGTCCGTGCCGGCGAACCGGTCAAGCCGCTGCGACTGTTCCTGCAGTCGAACAACTACTTGGCGCTCGTCTTCTGCGCGTTGGCAATCGACTCGGCGATAGGGCTGCCGACGCTGCTCGGATGA